A genomic segment from Wolbachia endosymbiont of Ctenocephalides felis wCfeF encodes:
- a CDS encoding Putative prophage major tail sheath protein, producing MAEEFLHGVNVIEVTSGAKTVRTAKSSVIGVIGTAPEADEQKFPLNKPVLVAGSLKEAAKLGKSGSLPSAVNGIFSQIGATVVVIRVKESENSDSKLKESETIQSIIGGVDKETGEYQGIEAFLSSESIVHVAPRILIAPQFTHQLPEIDGVNSVVSALISIAEKLRAIIVADGPNTNDEEAIKWRKSVGSSRVYVVDPWVKVFTEGKEGTLPASPFVAGLIAKVDSEQGFWHSPSNKEINGIVGTSRPIDFTLGNTNCRANHLNENEVTTIIHQNGYRLWGNRTCSNDSKWAFLSVRRTADLINDSLLRAHLWAVDRNITKTYIDDVIEGVNSYLASLKAQGAIISGKCYATPELNTPANIASGKVYFDFEFTPPYPAEQITFRSHLVSGTIL from the coding sequence ATGGCTGAAGAATTTTTACACGGAGTAAATGTTATTGAGGTAACCTCAGGAGCAAAGACAGTACGTACAGCTAAATCATCAGTGATAGGTGTAATTGGTACTGCACCTGAAGCAGATGAGCAAAAATTTCCGCTAAATAAACCAGTGTTAGTTGCAGGAAGCTTAAAGGAAGCAGCAAAGCTCGGAAAGAGTGGCAGTTTACCTTCTGCAGTAAATGGAATATTTTCCCAAATCGGTGCAACAGTAGTAGTTATTCGAGTTAAAGAAAGTGAAAACAGCGATTCAAAGCTCAAAGAAAGTGAAACTATTCAAAGTATAATCGGTGGAGTTGATAAAGAGACTGGAGAGTATCAAGGGATAGAGGCATTTCTCAGCAGTGAAAGCATAGTTCATGTTGCGCCAAGAATATTAATTGCACCTCAGTTTACTCATCAGTTACCTGAAATAGATGGAGTAAATTCAGTAGTGAGTGCTTTAATTTCCATAGCAGAAAAATTAAGAGCAATTATTGTTGCAGATGGACCAAATACTAATGATGAAGAAGCAATAAAATGGAGAAAAAGTGTAGGCAGCTCAAGAGTTTATGTTGTTGATCCGTGGGTTAAGGTGTTTACTGAAGGAAAAGAAGGAACCTTGCCAGCAAGCCCATTTGTAGCTGGTTTAATAGCAAAAGTAGATAGCGAACAAGGATTTTGGCACTCACCTTCAAATAAAGAGATAAATGGTATTGTTGGAACAAGCAGGCCTATTGATTTTACGCTCGGTAATACAAATTGTAGAGCAAACCATTTAAATGAAAATGAAGTAACAACGATAATTCATCAAAATGGCTACAGGCTTTGGGGAAATAGGACATGTTCAAATGACTCAAAATGGGCTTTTCTGTCAGTGAGAAGGACTGCAGATTTAATCAACGATAGTCTACTTCGAGCTCATCTATGGGCAGTTGATCGCAATATTACCAAAACTTATATAGATGATGTGATTGAGGGGGTGAATTCCTATCTGGCAAGTTTAAAAGCACAAGGGGCGATTATTAGCGGAAAATGTTATGCAACACCAGAACTCAATACACCGGCAAATATTGCAAGCGGGAAAGTATATTTTGATTTCGAATTTACACCACCATATCCAGCAGAACAGATTACTTTCAGGTCACATCTTGTGAGTGGTACAATATTATAA
- a CDS encoding Chromosome partition protein Smc, whose protein sequence is MSVLSIKIGAVLDGSFNTVIKGSSGQLTRLGENIRKLDSSLKSVSKFKQLGSDVLTSRRSWKGFEDQVKSLAKQMKAVEKPSKTLKAEFDKAKFSATKAKEAYLKKRDALHSFNEEVRKSGRNIKSLVSDQYKLGSSIEVLKGKYGKLGSAIRSHQSFLASKTHFKSQIIETIGLGLSLAAPIKVAIDFESAMADVTKVVDFDEKTKEADKFAKKLKEMSRTVPLSAAELAQIAASGGQLGIKKEDLFKFTETVAKMSTAFDMSAEQAGDSIAKLSNVYGIDVSEMEHVGNVINHLSDNTAAKAKDMVEALAIVGGTAKQFGLKFEQTSSLVNAFISLGKQPAKAGTAINALLSELQTAEGQGKEFKAALEEMGITTEEMVQRISENGEEALLYFFQTLKKMDNQERSTILMKLFGQEYQDDIALLAGSFNKYEDAIKLLANTEKYGSSLQKEFKNRADTTANKLRLLRNAIAEVGMNLGSVMLPTLKFIAEFLQEKTRSIALFAEKYPTLTTAIMGTIAALISLKILVVGLGYGFTFLASTVLGLRAKILATFSFLSATVFPAVITGLRAITLAVMSNPIGLLIAGLVTGAALVITHWQKVKEFFASFWKSIIKPIGEAFSWMGDTVSSVFWKVSENSPIKEFEKRKTVISLVDGEASNVLSKNSVFNNGNLLSNNGVMKGISKNSWNNVEGFKIKHAIAEKKSMADEKDLNLKEYVKSKYENKTFNQTQHNYFNISVQAAPNQDVRSLADEVIKRIREKSRDVLFDTIDPVY, encoded by the coding sequence ATGTCAGTATTATCGATAAAAATAGGTGCGGTACTTGATGGCAGTTTTAATACTGTAATAAAGGGAAGCAGTGGTCAACTTACCCGTCTTGGTGAGAATATAAGAAAGCTTGATTCATCTTTAAAATCAGTATCAAAGTTTAAGCAGTTGGGTAGTGATGTTTTGACTAGCAGGAGGTCGTGGAAGGGCTTTGAAGATCAAGTAAAATCTTTAGCTAAACAAATGAAAGCGGTGGAGAAACCAAGCAAAACTTTAAAAGCAGAGTTTGATAAAGCTAAGTTTTCTGCAACAAAAGCAAAAGAAGCATATTTGAAAAAGAGAGATGCTTTGCATTCATTTAATGAAGAAGTAAGGAAAAGTGGAAGAAATATTAAGTCATTAGTAAGTGATCAATATAAACTTGGTTCTTCTATTGAAGTGCTAAAAGGTAAGTATGGTAAGCTTGGGTCTGCAATACGTAGTCACCAAAGTTTTTTAGCAAGTAAGACACATTTTAAGTCACAAATTATAGAGACTATTGGACTAGGGCTTTCACTTGCAGCACCAATTAAAGTTGCTATTGACTTTGAAAGTGCTATGGCTGATGTTACAAAAGTAGTTGATTTTGATGAAAAGACAAAGGAAGCTGATAAATTTGCAAAAAAGTTAAAAGAGATGTCACGTACTGTACCATTATCAGCCGCAGAACTGGCACAAATAGCTGCAAGCGGTGGTCAACTTGGTATCAAAAAAGAAGATCTTTTCAAATTTACAGAAACGGTGGCAAAAATGTCTACAGCATTTGATATGTCTGCAGAGCAAGCAGGTGATTCCATAGCTAAACTCTCTAACGTTTATGGAATTGATGTTAGTGAAATGGAGCATGTTGGTAATGTAATCAACCACTTATCAGATAACACTGCTGCTAAAGCAAAAGATATGGTTGAAGCTCTAGCAATAGTTGGTGGTACTGCAAAGCAGTTTGGATTAAAGTTTGAACAAACAAGTAGTTTAGTAAATGCTTTCATTAGTTTAGGCAAACAACCAGCAAAAGCAGGAACTGCCATAAATGCTTTACTTTCTGAGCTGCAAACTGCTGAAGGTCAAGGAAAAGAGTTTAAGGCAGCACTAGAAGAAATGGGTATAACCACAGAAGAAATGGTGCAAAGAATAAGTGAAAATGGGGAAGAAGCATTACTCTACTTTTTTCAAACTCTAAAGAAAATGGATAATCAGGAACGTTCTACAATCCTGATGAAACTTTTCGGTCAGGAATATCAAGATGATATTGCATTATTAGCTGGAAGTTTTAATAAGTATGAGGATGCAATAAAGTTATTGGCTAACACAGAAAAGTACGGAAGCTCTCTGCAAAAAGAATTCAAAAATCGTGCAGACACTACAGCCAATAAATTAAGACTCCTTCGAAATGCAATAGCTGAAGTTGGTATGAACCTGGGCTCGGTGATGCTGCCTACTTTAAAATTTATAGCTGAATTTTTACAAGAAAAAACTAGGAGCATAGCCTTATTTGCAGAAAAATATCCAACCTTAACTACAGCAATCATGGGAACTATAGCAGCTTTGATAAGTTTGAAAATCTTAGTAGTAGGCTTAGGTTATGGGTTTACTTTTTTAGCAAGTACAGTTCTCGGTTTAAGGGCAAAAATACTTGCAACATTTTCATTTTTATCAGCTACAGTTTTTCCTGCAGTAATAACAGGGCTAAGAGCAATAACGCTTGCTGTAATGAGTAATCCTATAGGGCTTTTAATTGCTGGACTTGTCACTGGTGCAGCACTTGTTATCACTCACTGGCAAAAAGTGAAGGAATTCTTTGCTAGTTTTTGGAAATCAATCATAAAACCGATAGGAGAGGCTTTTTCATGGATGGGAGATACAGTTAGTAGCGTATTTTGGAAAGTATCAGAAAATAGTCCAATAAAAGAATTTGAGAAGAGAAAAACTGTTATTTCGTTAGTTGATGGAGAAGCTAGCAATGTACTTTCTAAAAATAGTGTTTTTAATAATGGGAATCTTTTATCAAATAATGGTGTGATGAAAGGAATTTCTAAAAATAGCTGGAATAATGTTGAAGGATTCAAAATTAAACATGCTATTGCAGAAAAGAAATCTATGGCAGATGAGAAAGATCTCAATCTAAAAGAGTACGTAAAAAGCAAATATGAAAATAAAACTTTTAACCAAACTCAACATAATTATTTCAACATAAGTGTACAAGCAGCACCAAATCAAGATGTTCGTAGCCTTGCTGATGAAGTAATAAAAAGGATAAGAGAAAAATCACGTGATGTTCTGTTTGATACCATAGACCCTGTTTATTAA
- a CDS encoding Transposon gamma-delta resolvase codes for MVTVSLYARVSSGKQAQENTIASQVAALEKQISTDGYKLLSEYKFIDNGYSGSNLVRPDLEKLRDKVTEGKIDRIYIHSPDRLSRKYAYQMVLLEEFEKAGAETVFLNYEINDNPESQLLLQMQGMIAEYERAKIMERSRRGKIYAANKGCVSVMGGAPYGYRYIDKYMGGGQALFEINEEEANVVRKVFLWVGRERTSIGEVCRRLNTMSIITRTGKKCWDRSVIWGMLKNPAYKGQAAFGKTKVGVKLQHIRPQKHSCEQPKDNYSTYSVEKANWIYVKVPNIVDEDVFDIVQEQLAENRKIARTRERGAKHLLQGLIVCKRCRYAYYGSPVRNKRGEKIDHYAYYRCIGRDSYRFGGNKICDNKHIRTDALETAVWEEVKHLLKNPNRVLEEYRRRLSELKKSSWDQKSDLLEKQEKKLKRGIARLIDSYAQEYINQEEFEPRIKAMKQSLKTIEEEKKRIFDQKKLKQELALVVTNLEDFSSNIRSNLDNADWLTKRDIIRTLVKRIEINLEDVNVVFRVKELPNSSGHSGEEKKNLQHCWRGIITITCMYSIIWTRTKYQASINK; via the coding sequence ATGGTAACAGTGAGTTTATATGCAAGAGTTTCTTCAGGGAAACAAGCACAAGAAAATACAATAGCAAGTCAAGTTGCAGCTTTAGAGAAGCAAATTAGTACGGATGGGTACAAATTATTAAGTGAGTATAAATTTATTGATAATGGCTACAGTGGATCTAATTTAGTCCGTCCTGATCTAGAAAAATTACGTGATAAAGTAACAGAAGGTAAAATTGATAGGATTTACATTCATTCACCTGATCGCTTATCTAGGAAATATGCATATCAAATGGTATTACTTGAAGAATTTGAGAAAGCAGGAGCAGAAACGGTTTTCTTAAATTATGAGATTAACGATAATCCAGAATCTCAGTTACTGTTACAAATGCAAGGTATGATAGCAGAATATGAACGAGCGAAAATTATGGAACGAAGTCGTCGCGGAAAGATTTACGCAGCTAATAAAGGTTGTGTAAGCGTAATGGGAGGAGCTCCTTATGGTTATCGTTATATAGATAAATATATGGGAGGAGGACAAGCTTTATTTGAAATAAACGAAGAAGAAGCTAATGTTGTTAGGAAAGTATTTTTGTGGGTAGGAAGAGAAAGGACAAGTATTGGGGAAGTGTGTCGTCGGCTAAACACTATGTCTATTATAACACGAACAGGAAAAAAGTGCTGGGATAGAAGTGTGATTTGGGGTATGTTAAAAAATCCTGCTTACAAAGGACAAGCGGCTTTTGGTAAAACAAAAGTAGGTGTAAAGTTACAACATATCAGACCACAGAAACATTCTTGTGAACAACCGAAAGATAATTACTCTACCTATTCTGTTGAAAAAGCAAATTGGATTTATGTTAAAGTGCCAAATATAGTGGACGAAGATGTATTTGATATAGTTCAAGAACAATTAGCTGAGAATAGAAAAATAGCAAGGACAAGAGAAAGAGGAGCAAAACATTTACTACAAGGTTTAATCGTATGTAAGCGTTGTCGTTATGCATATTACGGAAGTCCTGTAAGAAATAAGCGAGGAGAAAAAATTGATCATTATGCTTATTATCGTTGTATTGGTAGAGATTCTTACCGTTTTGGTGGTAATAAAATTTGTGATAATAAACACATTCGTACAGATGCATTAGAAACAGCCGTGTGGGAAGAGGTTAAGCATTTATTGAAAAATCCAAATAGGGTTTTAGAAGAATACAGGCGTAGACTTTCAGAGCTTAAAAAATCATCATGGGATCAAAAAAGCGATTTACTAGAGAAGCAAGAAAAGAAATTAAAACGTGGTATTGCTAGACTTATTGATAGTTATGCTCAAGAATATATTAATCAAGAAGAATTTGAACCACGAATTAAAGCAATGAAACAAAGCTTAAAAACAATTGAAGAGGAGAAGAAAAGGATATTCGATCAAAAGAAATTAAAACAGGAATTAGCTTTGGTTGTAACCAATTTAGAAGACTTTTCTTCCAATATTAGATCAAACCTTGATAACGCAGACTGGCTAACTAAACGTGATATTATCAGAACTTTAGTCAAGAGAATTGAAATTAACCTTGAGGACGTAAATGTGGTATTTCGTGTAAAAGAGCTACCAAACTCTTCTGGACATAGTGGAGAAGAAAAGAAAAATTTGCAACATTGTTGGCGGGGTATAATCACCATTACTTGCATGTATAGCATTATATGGACTAGAACAAAATATCAAGCAAGCATTAACAAGTGA
- a CDS encoding Group II intron-encoded protein LtrA, translating to MNQQNVRYEWNETPWRKLEKSSFKLQKRIYRASKCNNIKKMHNLQRLLLKSTSAIMLAVRKVTQDNRGKKTAGIDGKANLNQKERLQLAHSLDIREKAKPSKRVWIPKPSKPLEQRPLGIPTIADRAKQTLVKMVIEPEWEAKFEPNTYGFRPGRSCQDAIEAIFIALGRKTAYILDADISNCFDSIDHNALLEKLNTTPTLKKIIKGWLRAGVMEDRKFEPTKCGTIQGGTITPPTMLQKT from the coding sequence ATGAACCAACAAAATGTTAGGTATGAATGGAACGAAACCCCCTGGCGCAAGCTAGAGAAATCTTCGTTTAAGCTACAAAAGCGAATTTACCGAGCTTCAAAATGTAACAATATCAAAAAGATGCACAATCTTCAAAGGTTATTACTAAAATCAACAAGTGCAATAATGCTTGCTGTCAGAAAAGTAACCCAAGACAATAGGGGAAAAAAGACTGCAGGTATTGACGGAAAAGCTAATCTCAATCAAAAAGAAAGGCTGCAACTAGCACATTCTTTAGATATTAGAGAAAAAGCAAAACCATCAAAACGAGTCTGGATTCCAAAACCTAGCAAACCGCTGGAGCAACGTCCACTTGGGATACCCACAATAGCAGATCGAGCAAAGCAAACACTTGTTAAGATGGTAATAGAACCAGAATGGGAGGCAAAATTTGAACCAAACACTTATGGTTTTAGACCTGGTAGATCATGTCAGGATGCGATAGAAGCCATATTCATCGCACTTGGAAGGAAAACGGCATACATACTTGATGCTGATATTTCTAATTGCTTTGATAGCATTGATCATAATGCACTGCTAGAAAAACTCAATACCACACCAACTTTGAAGAAAATAATAAAAGGATGGCTGAGAGCAGGAGTTATGGAAGATAGAAAGTTTGAACCCACTAAATGTGGTACAATTCAAGGAGGGACAATTACCCCGCCAACAATGTTGCAAAAAACGTAA
- a CDS encoding hypothetical protein (UPF0758 protein) produces the protein MNKSKEEIEFRILESKGKALLDREIMETFLSAVHERPQAQEIAKNLVNTYAGVGRILGREMDDLKVIEGVTDSAVAMIMCVKETLERVLREKLKSEPIMDLQGLVEYLNVSIGHSERECVKILYLNKRRQLIGEESYIGEMEKAPVYIKEIIRKALIKNATLVIMSHNHPGGHLEPSEEDQEVTKSLAAACSTVSVRLFDHIIITSGGYFSFRENGLL, from the coding sequence ATGAATAAAAGTAAAGAGGAAATAGAGTTCAGAATATTAGAAAGCAAAGGCAAAGCACTACTTGATCGTGAAATAATGGAAACGTTTCTAAGTGCAGTGCATGAAAGGCCACAAGCTCAAGAAATTGCTAAAAATCTGGTGAATACTTATGCAGGAGTAGGAAGGATTTTAGGTAGAGAAATGGATGACCTGAAAGTTATAGAAGGAGTAACTGATTCTGCAGTAGCAATGATTATGTGTGTTAAGGAAACACTAGAAAGGGTACTGAGAGAAAAGCTCAAAAGTGAGCCAATAATGGACTTACAAGGGCTAGTAGAGTACTTAAACGTAAGTATAGGCCACTCAGAAAGGGAATGTGTAAAAATACTGTACTTGAATAAGAGGCGCCAACTAATTGGAGAAGAATCCTATATTGGTGAAATGGAAAAAGCACCAGTATACATAAAGGAAATTATAAGAAAAGCATTAATAAAGAATGCAACACTAGTAATAATGTCACACAACCATCCTGGGGGACACTTAGAACCATCAGAAGAAGATCAAGAAGTAACGAAGAGCTTAGCAGCAGCATGTAGTACTGTAAGCGTTAGATTATTTGATCATATTATCATCACAAGTGGAGGCTATTTCAGCTTTCGAGAAAACGGATTGTTATAG